Below is a genomic region from Thunnus thynnus chromosome 22, fThuThy2.1, whole genome shotgun sequence.
GATAGAACTTGATGTAAACAGTTCAAAATCTCAATCCTCCAACCCTCTCAGATGAGGAGGTGAAGGCTCTAAATGCACCAATTATATTACAAAAGTGGAATCAGGGTACATGGCTACATTTGGGGACCTACTGGGAAAGCTTATGATTGTATGTTTTTCAGATAAAGGTTAATATACATTCAGATATTAATACACAGCTACCTAAGCCAAATAAAGACTGGGCACTGACCATTATCACTTCTAAAGCAATTTGGCCAGGTACAAATGTTATTAATAtgataaaagttattttttccaATGTGTTCACAGTCTTCATTACAGTCACTTTTCCACATTTCCAGGCACCCATCAGGGCTGCCTCTGTTTAACACTTTTGTTTGCTGTATAAACTGAACTAAATCTGTGCATCCCATCACCTTCACCAACACCTCAAACTAAATATCTCTTtatgcacacacaacagttttctttttatccAGTTGTAAAATTGCCTGGAGTCTTTGTGGCTTTTAAATATGACTGACTGCTGAGATTGCTCTTCCTTCATTAAAGTATCTGGGTATAACCAACATATTCTACAgcattcaaacattttcaagGCATACCTGTCTATAACCAGTTGTCTCAGATTTTGACCATTTGTCAAACCTGCATACCTACATACCCGTTCTAAAAGATTacaacatgcacaaaaaacataGATTATCTCTCAGGATTTCAGGGAGCTCTGTAcctcttaaaggataggttcaattgtgtcttaaaacaacagtcagtggCACATATGAACATTCAAAGGGGTAATCATTCCATCcattcatactggctattaagaGAGCCCCTTCTCATGTGCTTtcatgggggccaaaatccacagtgtccacagagtaatttgcatttaaaagtttatctgaagcttatatgaggcttcagcagactgagttagtcatatcaagtggatatctgccacatttacagtctttttagcatcaaattccctccctttgtgtttccttagacagtatttccctgttgagctgtggtggaaatatagtgacaaaaagagggactttggcactaaaaagatgGTAACTGTAGGAATACACTGGACTTGACTTAATGGATATGAACACAGGAAAAGCCGTCAGCAGGTTCCATTTCAAAGCATTTATTCTCCTCTACTTCAGTCAGAGTAAGGTGGTGAGTGGTTTCATTTTCTAcaattgaaagaaaataatgtaCAAATTAAATTCAATCACATTATCTTGAATACAAAATCAATGAtcagcttcatattagcttcagataaactcttaaatatatttttgcacagaaggaggactgtggattttgtccaccatcacttacattgtaattgcattatgaaggaatcttctaatggtcagtatgaacaggaggaatgattacaacaagaaaaacatgtttcactgttcttTTGGCCACCTGactttggacacacacactttggaCTTTGGACGTCTTTTTATTCCTCACTGATAACCCTTTCTCCATTATCAGTTACCGCagtataacacattttaaaatgttacatgGAAAGGTAAGGAGCCCTGTATAAAACGATGTAGTGTAATCAGGTGTGGTTGTATCCTGGCGGTCAGTTGAAGAGAAATTTAGGTAACCCTCATTGATGACAAAATGTACTTTACTCTCATTTCTATGAAAATAGCCAAATTATGTCCAGAACCAATTTTCCCTTCTTCTCTCCATCTGGTGAAAGGTTGGAAAACACTCGACTAAATCTTAAAATGGCACTTATATGCCACAATTCTCTTCTCACTGATAATATGCCATTTTCACTGAGTATGGAAATTCATGTCCaagctactgtatatttatgGAATGAATATGACCTCTCTCAATCTTTCAAACAAATTATTGGTGAATAGAAACAGAAACCGTTATCTGTGTTCTGTATTCACTTTTTCAGAGGCATTACATAAACCCTTACTAGCTCACTAGTCCCCTAAAGACATATCCAGATCTGCTAGATATTGGTTTGCACACTGAAAACTATTTCATACAATTTAATACTCTAAATTGAAGTTTTAAATCCCTCTAGCAGTTATACCCCACCTACATATTCCATTTCACTGAGAAATTTATCACATTACTGACATTcatttctgtttcactgtgactttaaatCTCCTAAATCCTTTGGTCTTTTTCAGAATAAAGCACACCCAGCACCATGCTAGAATGAGCAACCTGTGTATGGCGTCCCACAGCATCAGGCCATGTTCCTTGTAAAAATAGTTTGGGAGGTGGGAAACTCCTCTGTCAGTGAAGTCGTGGCAGGGGTGGAGGGAGCGGTAGGTCAGCTCCTTGTACTCCCTCTGAGCCAGAATCAACAGACCATCACCGCCTGTAGACACaacctacacacaaacatgaccATCACCATTAACATCGCACCCATCAACAgaacttgtttttcatttcttttcagagagagaggcaaaaTGGAGAGCCTGGTCACTATAACAGTTTCTGGCAAAGTACATCAAGCCCACATTAATTTGAAAAGCCTGACAAACCCGTTTGAAGATGCCATTAGCTGAGATGAGCTGAGTGCGCCCCCTACAGTTGATCTCTAGGGTGTAGCGCAGATGAGGAgccaggagctgcagcagggagACACACAAAATGATTCAGGGTACAACATGTCTGTGTTGGCTACAGCTTgataaagtaacattaaaccaAATTAGCACaaattctcaaataaaagcCAGTATGCAAATAGTCAAGTAGAGTCTCAAATCATAGCACTACTCTTGATTCAGAGGAGGATAGGTGGATGGAGGCATTAatccaacagtggactttgccacaaGAGACcgctgtttgtttgctgtttccaactgcaagtcgggacagtattttaaaaactgtaactatGATTGTCcacttaaccctaaccctaaccctaaccatgtttttttccctaaacctaaccaagtggtttttgtgcctaaacccaactaaaccttaaccacagcgttgtcacatcataaaacatcaatgTTTTTAACAATGATGTGTAACAGGTTTTGAAAAGCACATACACATGATGTTGTcttgctgattactgctgatagaggcgccagattagaaaatgttCCAATGTCAACTCAACACTTCTGCACATAAAGCCACAGTCAAGGAATACTGTGTATCCTTTGAGAAGGTGGAAGTCTTTTAATTGAAACATCTTAACAGGAAGTGTTAGACTGATTGTAGctcaacaaaaaagcaaaaaactgcAAAGTGGAAGGGACTTAAAATAAAGAGTGAATGAAAAATAGTATGTGTtgaaaagagaaagtgagagcgCAGAGTGGTGAGTGCAACATGAGTCTGTTGCTGTACCAATGGAACAGGTGCTGGGGAAATGTACATTATACAGTTTGTCAAGACAACAAGTCAACATGGAGGGAGTGTTGAGTTTGCATTAAGCAGTAGTAGTAGGAGAAGTAGAAATAAAGACATGATTAATATAAGATTGTAAATAAGTACAGATCTGGTTCTCtttcacacaaatataaacTTACAATAACTCTGCTCAACTTTGTCCCCACAGACATCATGGATGAAATTTtccaacagaaaaatacagttatgaataatattgtgtgtgtgtgtatgtttaccTTATATATAGGGTGTACAGCAGGCAGCTGTCTAAGAGTCGCCACACAAAACACCTCTATGACCAGGTGAGTCCTGAGCAGGTGAGACAGCACCTGGAACACCTGGAACTCAGAGTGACGTACCCACAACTTAGCCATTACCCAGGCCAGGGGTGGGTCTCTGGGCAGGAACATGGGCGTGTCCAGGCCTGGAGTCTGTCCAAGCTGGAGATGAGGAGGGGAAACTATTACTGTCCATATCTAGAACCTCCCAGACCATATGAAGCTCAGATATCAGTCaccagttttgttttctctgttcttcCACTATCTGCAACCCAGGGGagtgtgtcattttaaaaaaaaaaaccatcatcTATGCAGCCATTCTGACGTTCATTTTGTATTCTCAATATCCATTAAGTATTTTCAGACATTAATAAAATGTTCTCAGATTTTCATTCAGTATTCTCAGGTTTTCATTTACGGAAGCAAACCTGCTAGTTAGTTCAGCCAGACAGACTTTTCAGATGTTCATAAAATGGATTTTCCTTCTGTATGGTCAAACTTTCATAAAAAGTTGTCAAGCAATAGTCTCAGATTTTCATtacagtttctgtgtttacatctaCCTGTATCGCAATAGGTATGAGTCCTTGGTCTGGATGTTGGTAAAGCAGACACAGGGGAGCAGCGATGTACTGAGGTTTTCCCCTGATTGTGTTGGTGGGAATCCCATCAACGATGGCATAGTCCAACAAGAAGATGTTCCCTGCCTGGATGGGAGAGGAATCGATCAATGAGAAGAAGTGAGGACAGTGAAGgaaacagtgatggaagaattactcagatcctttacctCAGTAAAGGTACCAAtccagcaatgtaaaaatatccCATTACAAgtacaagtcctgcatgaaaaatcccatATGTATAGAAGTAGcctacataagtattagcagcaagaTGTAGTAAAGTATtaagctgaaaacacactgccGCACTTCAGCGCATCATATGTCGCTCATCAAGTgatagtagttacctggatgtaactccagttctatgagtacaaAGTGGGACAACAAAATGCCATGAGTGAGTCGCCTATTGTGGTTGTCCATTTTTGATTAATAACTTGAAAAATAATACTATTCTGAGCCTTGAAATCATGTTTTGAAAGCAGCTGATCAGCCACCAATACATTTTTGCCTTGTATAGAAGCACAAGTGAAATAGTTGAAACTACAGTGAAAAGCAAGCAACAAACTAACGTCTATAGTTGGGCAAACATTGTATTGACGTGCAAAACAgcttggaaaaaaatgtgtttctccaGGGGCGGCAACGCTGGAAATAGGACAGAGGAGCAAAGTGACATGTGCCTAACCACTGGTGTGGGCGTTGTACATATGCACACCATTGGGCAGCGGTGTGCTTTGgaccttaaaataaaaatggtttggtccctctgactgatatattattatatatgacatcattagattattaatactgaagcatcagtgttagagcagcatgttactgttgtagctgctggaggtggagctagtttcaactactttatatacagttagctagtttagttcagtggttcccaacctaggggtcgggcccctccaaagtgtcagcagataaatctgaggggtcgtgagatgattaatgggagaggaaagaagaaaaaacaaagttctgatacacaaatctgttttcagttttttgactttttctctaatctttgatttttgctgaaatattggatcctttgaacatttattgaaatgaaagcatgtgagaagtttagagggaaaatcactatttggtggagctgttaacaactcatagacatgtgaaatgtgaccccgactacacactgctttttgtaagacatcaaaagccaaaaaggttggaaaccactggtttcatctttaacaatgtgttgtattttaaaagcttgttatattatccattgtgtcaaatcttcatctgaaaaagtaattaaagctgtcaaataaatgtagtggagtagaaagtgcaatatttccctttgaaatgtagtggactggaagtataaagtagcatcaaatggaaatgctcaagtaaagtacaagtacctcaagaTTGCactaaagtacagtacttgagtaaatgcacttagttactttctactGCTGGAAGGAGGAGAGTATAAGATGAATGAACACTTTCCAAACAGAAATCACACAGACAATTCAGAAGTTGATCTCCATGAACTGATACATTTGTGGTGTCCCATCAAAGCCTGCACAGAGTATACAGACAGATGTAGAGTATTTCTCCACCTTTAGCTCTTTGTTCAGGTTGGTCCTGGGAGGCAGGGAGCTCTGCACCATGTCTGGTGTGACAGGGAAGTTTCCTGGCAGCGTCTTGCACCTCTGGATCATTCTTGGGTTGGAGCCATTCAGACACTGGTATCCAAAGAACCAGTCCTCTTTCCAATGCTCCATACAGTACTCTGAGTCAAACACATATGTCATACTCGGTGAGTAATCAACACTAGTGGCTTCTGTCTTTAAGAGAAATGTGTTTAGACTGTACATGCCAGTAATGTTAAGGCAGCCTGTTACAAAGATAATAGTTATTTTGTTAGCACTGAACAACAGCACCTCCCATGGGGATTTGATACAAGCTCTATGTCTTAGACTCATATTACATCTCAAGACAGCCTGGTCATAGATACCCTCTTTGGGAAAACTCATTGTGTAATAGAGGCTTTTGGAACAGAAGCTAGCCCAGGAAGTAGGGCAGGTGTAGCTCTGTCTTTGATTGTAGCGATGGCTTTCAACCAACACTGTTCCCGTCTGCTTTGGCCAAATGTTTTTAGCTGCTCAACCACCTCACAGAGGAAGTACAGGGATTAAATAGTAAATTAACTGTTAACTTGGCCCCTTGTTCTGTCAATGTAAAGAATCCTGCAGACTCAAAAGGTGTGATTGGTTtgccaaaaacacacaagaaaatatatttagtGGTTTAGACAGCTAACTCTGGGTTTTGGTGTCGCAAAGGTCTAAAGGCCTCAGTGTGCTGCAAATGAACTAGGCTGTATGACAATTCATCCGACCACATCTAAAGGCAAAAGTGAGGATAATGGTGCACACTTTCACACAGTCTCTCCTCATGTTGTTGCATGTGTTGTttacatgaaaagtgacagaagtggTTGTAggacaaatgaaaaaagataGGTTGAGAGAGAAGTTCTGCACCAGTTCTCATTAGGATTTTCTCATTTGTCtattaataaaaactaaatgccatcagaataatttaatgtgaaaatgctataatctcattaaaaaaatgtactcaTCGAGGCTTTAAAGTTTTAATCCTTaatattttcatgaaatcaGACCTCATTTTGATACTATTTTTCAGCAATAACcattaaatgtatatatattttgcaATTACCTctttatgtgttatttttgatAGTTAGTAGCAGGGTCCACCATTCTCACTCTGGATTGAAACTGCACTCACACATGAGGGATTGGTAGGAAATGATGCAGCATGTAATCTTGGGGTTTGTTATTTGAGCTCACTAATATCAACCTTGCTGTTTACTGTTCACTCTCCTACAGCCGTATCAGAACTGTATCAGTTTAGTGCTAATCCTACTGTTGCTGCTTCACATTCAACTGGTAAAACATGGTGTGACTTTTTTTGTGAGCAAGCCACAGAAAACAGAATGTATTTGTCACAGATGTTAGCCTTGACAACGTTAATCAAAAATCTGTTGTTGTgcttctgttgtatttctgacaatGCAGCTGCTCAACGTGTGTTTGCTGTAGTATGAAACCACAGGTGTCACCAAATCAACCAGTGACAAGCGATaaagagcacagaaaaacttGCAGACTGACAGAGcggatgtgtgtctgtgtatgtatttaCCCACCAGCAATGGGACTTCTCAGCTTCCAGAAGATCCGTTTAAAATCATCCAGGTCATTCCAGGACTTCCCAAACCTGATGGCCATCTTTTTCAGTGACAACTCCAGCAAGCTGATGATAAGGAAGGTTGCATGCGTAATTTATGTTTATACAGGTGTGATTATACAGTTACATACATGAACTCCACTGTCATCCCCttaaaaaatgttctttcatCAGTTTTACCATTTTATTTGGGACAAAAATCAAGTCCCCATaaagttaaatattaaattttagggtgaagacctggtttaaagttaaggtatggttagggttggggttagggttagacaaATAGTGGTTAAGTGGCTAGGTCTCTTAAGTcttctgaagtgatggaaacacgactgtgtgtgtgtgtgtgtgtgtgtgtgtgtatgtgtgtgtatgtgtgtgtgtgtgtgtgtgtgtgtgtgtgtgtgcacaccaCCTACGCATAGTGTAGGGAATGTTCAAAGTCACTCCTCTTCTCATTGTCAAAGCGGACATCTTGGGGTAAATCTGCTTCTGTTTTAGCATCGATGCATCTGGGAATCCCTGGAGCCCACGTCACCCATCTGACAGACACGCCCAAACAATATCATACAAATATCTATACAAATGTGAAGCTGTgtctatgtgtttttattgtgtgtgtattcgaCCTGTAAGTCTTCTGTCTGTCCTgcagctctgtctgtctgtgtgccaACAGCAGAGGTAAGGAGTCATCCCTCAGTGTCCTAGCTAAGGAgacatgacagagagagagacaggaaagtCCATCTTTAGCAATAGTACAGACCTACAGGGTCTCATGCCCACAGCCCCAAGGTTTTGGAGGGTCCTTCAGAGAGGAGGGGTAGAGGTGTGGGTAGAGAATCTACTCGCTAATTAGTGTTGACTTTAGGGTTTAAACTTTTTGTCATGTTTGCCTCTGTGTGGAAAATACAACACCTTGACAAGTATTAGTTGGTTAGTagttgcttttattttcatgtgaagtTGCTTAGTATAAAATTGGCCTCTGTctttaatttgaaatttaaagtatttcagatttcttttatttacttttaagtCATAAAGTTATAACATGAGTCTTCCTCTTAGATGCTCTCTGATGTTGGCCATTGATGAAACATCAGCGGAACCCTGAATATCTTtaacaaatttcatggaaatggaaatggaaagcAGTCATAGCAATCCCAGCATTCCAGCCTTTGTGCATGAAGATACAGACCTCTCTGGTTTGATCTAGATAATGACATCTGATCCACAGGCCTTGGCATTTATATTTGGTATTAATAAGTGTTCTCATTATCTCCATTCTGACCACATTGTCATCTTATCTCAATATGTAGATCGGTTAGTCAGGTTGGTagacttgtcaacaaacatggCACATCCCAGGTTAAGGAAAGCAGTGCCATTGGCGGACATCATTcacttttaaatcactttttgaTAGGAAAGACCTGCTACTGCCACTATTTGTAGCTTTTGCTGGCCAGCTTAAGCCAGTGGGAGGCAGAGTCAGTTGACCTTTTGACTTGTTGTGCAGATATGACCGCTTAAGAATGCAGTCATACTGTACAGATTCCATTTACACCTGACTGAGATCAGATCACAGTGTGAGTCAGATCACTTTCAGATCACATTCTGACCACAAATTGTTCTGCTTGCATTGGCGTCTTTCTCCAGATAGGATATCCAGATACTgatgcatgttaatgcaagGTGTACATGGGGTAACAGAGCAGGAAATTGGCAGTGATGATGAAGCTCAGTAGTCCCGAAATCTCAGCCCAGTAACCTAGAAATGACCTTCATATTGGTGGATTCCATAGGCCATGATTTATGTCTGATGCCAACATGTAGTGCCAATGCAGAAAGTAATATGTCTTTAAGTAGACAAGGAGAGAAAGTAAGGGTGTGGAGATTGATGGGTGTGTAGCACATTCAAGTCTCACATGAGGAATGTCTTCTATGTGTCCCCTCCAACCCCTCACCCTGACCCTTTCTCATACCAAGTGTTTGAATTATCAAATCTATACCATTATTACCTAACTCATAATAATGATCTTCCCCTACCTTAACCGTACTGTAGTTGTCATGTGAAGATATTGTAGAaagaaataattatttaaaaagttagCATTGCAAAACTTTGTCACTCAGTTTGCAGTACTTTCATAAAAGATACAGGTggacaa
It encodes:
- the alox12 gene encoding arachidonate 12-lipoxygenase, 12S-type, yielding MEVYTVTVATGTSEYSGTNNYIFVTLVGERGESERTLLDNPGLDFCRGAVDQYKVNSPSPLGSLLLVRLEKQKYWVEDNWFCRYVTVELPGGDKVLTFPCYRWLIGDIKLEIREGTARTLRDDSLPLLLAHRQTELQDRQKTYRWVTWAPGIPRCIDAKTEADLPQDVRFDNEKRSDFEHSLHYALLELSLKKMAIRFGKSWNDLDDFKRIFWKLRSPIAEYCMEHWKEDWFFGYQCLNGSNPRMIQRCKTLPGNFPVTPDMVQSSLPPRTNLNKELKAGNIFLLDYAIVDGIPTNTIRGKPQYIAAPLCLLYQHPDQGLIPIAIQLGQTPGLDTPMFLPRDPPLAWVMAKLWVRHSEFQVFQVLSHLLRTHLVIEVFCVATLRQLPAVHPIYKLLAPHLRYTLEINCRGRTQLISANGIFKRVVSTGGDGLLILAQREYKELTYRSLHPCHDFTDRGVSHLPNYFYKEHGLMLWDAIHSFVSDMVGLFYQSDHDVQEDLELQAWIRDITQEGFTELPNFGLSSKLSTREELNTLLAIAIFTSTAQHAATNNGQFDWCAWVPNTPCTMRHPPPTDKDSITMEMIMATLPDVSQSCVQMAITWHLGRAQPDAIPLGQYTEEYFTEGQAQEVIDRFRKELKEIEGHILSQNEGLELQYLFLLPSRIENSITI